A window of Sulfurimonas gotlandica GD1 contains these coding sequences:
- a CDS encoding M3 family metallopeptidase has product MRKFLEFSVDLDNFINDLNEKLKSNNEKIEELLKTENKTYANFVKPLQMLEEYLEQFFTPLSHLNSVMNSDETQKIYADSLPLITEYSTKISQNIDIYNAYKEIQQKEKESLNFEQERVVELNILHFELSGAHLDAASKERLQEINIKKSELSNNFSQNILDATNAYEYVTDNEDDVDGLPKSDIETAKFEQDGVTKYKFTLQMPSYIAYMTYGKNAQIREELYKAYVTRAPENAQIIDELLALKNEMSKILGFNSYAEYSLASKMAKDTQSVEEFLQTLVTKAKHQAQEELKEVQEMAPEPLQSFDSAYYSEILKKAKYDIDEELYRPYFEQTSVVKGMFEFLNKLVGINFKKVDEKLWDEKATSYDVFIGDDLKARIYFDLEARKSKSGGAWMHNWQAHCKDENGNTQLASAFVVCNFPASSETQKSLLRHDDVVTLFHEMGHTIHHILSSVDENEVSGVNGVEWDAVEFPSQFLENFAYEPSVLKLFASHHETGEIIPDEMIEKLVRAKNFLSASGMLRQLEFSIFDFKLHTKLYQGEEVQELLNDIRKETALIKTPEYNKFQNGFSHIFAGGYAAGYYSYKWAEVLSADAFFSVVDEGIFGSQTAKKYLSIVLNGGGAKSMDDYFKELMGRKPNPENLLRLNGIK; this is encoded by the coding sequence ATGCGTAAATTTTTAGAGTTCAGTGTTGATCTGGACAACTTTATAAATGATTTAAATGAAAAGCTAAAATCAAACAATGAAAAAATAGAAGAGCTTTTAAAAACAGAAAATAAGACTTATGCCAATTTTGTAAAACCACTACAGATGCTAGAGGAATATTTGGAGCAGTTCTTTACTCCACTATCGCATCTTAACTCTGTGATGAATTCTGATGAGACGCAAAAGATATACGCAGATTCTTTGCCTCTTATAACAGAGTACTCTACAAAAATATCCCAAAATATAGATATTTACAATGCTTATAAAGAGATACAACAAAAAGAAAAAGAGTCTCTAAATTTCGAACAAGAAAGAGTTGTAGAGCTAAATATACTGCACTTTGAACTTAGCGGTGCTCACCTAGATGCTGCATCAAAAGAGAGACTTCAGGAAATAAACATAAAAAAGAGTGAACTTTCAAACAACTTCTCTCAAAATATCCTGGATGCAACAAATGCTTATGAGTATGTAACTGATAATGAAGATGATGTTGATGGCTTACCAAAGAGTGATATTGAGACTGCGAAGTTCGAGCAAGACGGAGTGACAAAGTACAAGTTTACTCTACAGATGCCATCATATATCGCATATATGACATACGGCAAAAATGCACAAATCAGAGAAGAGCTTTATAAGGCTTATGTGACAAGAGCACCTGAGAATGCACAAATCATAGATGAACTATTAGCACTTAAAAATGAGATGAGTAAGATACTTGGATTTAACTCTTATGCTGAGTACTCACTTGCATCTAAAATGGCAAAAGATACACAAAGTGTAGAAGAGTTTTTACAAACTCTAGTTACAAAAGCTAAACACCAAGCCCAAGAAGAGTTAAAAGAGGTTCAAGAGATGGCTCCAGAGCCTCTACAAAGCTTCGATAGTGCATACTACAGTGAGATACTCAAAAAAGCAAAATATGATATTGATGAAGAGTTATACCGTCCATACTTTGAGCAAACAAGTGTAGTAAAGGGTATGTTTGAATTTTTAAACAAACTTGTTGGCATCAACTTCAAAAAAGTAGATGAAAAACTTTGGGATGAAAAAGCGACTTCCTATGATGTTTTTATAGGTGATGATTTAAAAGCAAGAATCTACTTTGATCTTGAAGCTAGAAAAAGTAAAAGCGGTGGAGCGTGGATGCATAACTGGCAAGCTCACTGCAAAGATGAAAATGGCAATACACAACTTGCATCTGCATTTGTAGTTTGTAACTTTCCAGCATCTAGTGAGACGCAAAAATCTCTTCTTCGTCATGATGATGTTGTAACACTATTTCATGAGATGGGTCATACAATCCACCACATTTTAAGCAGTGTAGATGAAAATGAAGTTAGTGGTGTAAATGGTGTTGAGTGGGATGCTGTTGAGTTTCCTTCTCAGTTTTTAGAAAACTTTGCCTATGAGCCAAGTGTTTTAAAACTCTTTGCATCTCATCATGAAACTGGCGAAATTATTCCAGATGAGATGATAGAAAAACTTGTTCGTGCCAAAAACTTCCTCTCAGCTTCTGGGATGCTTAGACAGTTAGAGTTTTCTATCTTTGACTTTAAACTTCACACTAAGCTTTACCAAGGTGAAGAAGTTCAAGAGCTTTTAAATGATATAAGAAAAGAGACTGCTCTTATTAAGACTCCAGAGTATAACAAGTTTCAAAATGGTTTCTCACACATTTTTGCAGGCGGTTATGCAGCTGGTTACTACAGCTACAAATGGGCTGAAGTACTTAGTGCAGATGCATTCTTTAGCGTAGTAGATGAAGGAATCTTCGGCTCACAGACTGCTAAAAAATATCTTAGCATAGTTCTTAACGGCGGTGGAGCGAAAAGTATGGATGACTACTTTAAAGAACTGATGGGAAGAAAGCCTAACCCTGAGAACCTGCTAAGGTTAAACGGCATTAAGTAG
- a CDS encoding endonuclease/exonuclease/phosphatase family protein, which produces MKSLLLLFVFLTSLFGDKILTIATYNVENLFDLEKKGYKYKEYEPNTKSNWNQKTYKIKLQNIARVIKDIDADIIALQEIHSLQALKDLRFTLKQNGLYYQYYSIADKKHTAIKVAILSKLPFTYSKELSVTSTYKYRNILETKLKIYGNDLYMFVNHWKAKSGPESMRITSAKSLRNRISEIGYDENIVLLGDFNSDYEEHIKFKKNRKLNDTNGKTGINHVLRTIKQNQKASNTKYEKENLYNLWYDTDAPNRYSYIFRGEKEALDNIIVSQPLLDKKGISYINDSITNLDKEYLFKKKQIYRWQVSKERVPKHKGAGYSDHLPVIAKFMLNTN; this is translated from the coding sequence GTGAAGTCTCTTCTACTACTCTTTGTTTTTTTAACTTCACTCTTTGGAGATAAGATTTTGACAATAGCAACTTACAATGTAGAAAACCTCTTTGACTTAGAAAAAAAAGGCTATAAGTACAAAGAGTACGAGCCAAACACAAAGTCAAACTGGAATCAAAAGACATATAAAATCAAACTTCAAAACATTGCCAGAGTCATTAAAGACATAGATGCTGACATCATTGCTCTTCAAGAGATTCACTCACTTCAAGCATTGAAAGATTTGAGATTTACTCTAAAGCAAAATGGTCTTTACTATCAATACTACTCAATAGCAGATAAAAAACATACAGCCATAAAAGTAGCTATATTAAGCAAACTGCCATTTACATACTCAAAAGAACTATCTGTTACCTCAACATATAAATATAGAAATATTTTAGAGACAAAGTTAAAAATATATGGAAACGACTTGTATATGTTTGTAAACCACTGGAAAGCTAAATCTGGTCCTGAGAGTATGAGAATAACATCTGCAAAGAGTCTCAGAAATAGAATATCTGAAATAGGCTATGACGAGAATATAGTGCTGCTTGGAGATTTTAACTCTGACTATGAAGAGCATATAAAGTTCAAAAAGAACAGAAAACTTAACGACACTAATGGAAAAACTGGAATCAACCATGTTTTAAGAACTATAAAACAGAATCAGAAAGCTTCAAATACAAAGTATGAAAAAGAAAACTTATATAATCTCTGGTATGACACAGATGCACCTAATAGATACTCATATATCTTTAGAGGTGAAAAAGAAGCTCTTGATAACATCATAGTCTCTCAGCCACTTCTAGATAAAAAAGGCATCTCTTACATAAATGACTCTATAACTAATCTGGATAAAGAATATCTATTTAAAAAGAAGCAGATTTACAGATGGCAAGTCTCAAAGGAAAGAGTCCCTAAACACAAAGGAGCAGGCTATTCTGACCATCTTCCAGTTATTGCCAAGTTTATGCTAAACACCAATTAA
- a CDS encoding uracil-DNA glycosylase: protein MILNNEWSALFASEMQKEYFIKLQEFVEAEYKAVTIFPEYENIFRAFNLVTPEQVKVVILGQDPYHGERQANGLAFSVCDECKIPPSLINIFKELVDDEGCKKPASGNLTSWAEQGVLLINSVLTVEQAKANSHKGRGWEKFSDFVIKKLSSEYENIVFILWGGPSQKKENLIDASTHLVLKAPHPSPLSSYRGFFGSKPFSKSNEYLKAHGKKEINWCLA from the coding sequence ATGATTTTAAACAATGAGTGGTCAGCTCTTTTTGCATCTGAAATGCAAAAAGAGTATTTTATAAAACTTCAAGAGTTTGTAGAAGCAGAGTACAAAGCAGTAACAATCTTTCCTGAATATGAAAACATCTTTAGGGCTTTTAACTTAGTTACCCCAGAGCAAGTGAAAGTTGTAATTCTTGGTCAAGATCCATATCATGGAGAGAGACAGGCAAATGGCCTGGCTTTTTCTGTTTGTGACGAGTGTAAGATACCGCCTTCACTTATAAATATATTTAAAGAGTTAGTTGATGATGAGGGCTGCAAAAAACCTGCATCTGGGAACTTGACTTCCTGGGCAGAGCAGGGTGTTTTACTTATAAACAGTGTTTTAACGGTAGAGCAGGCAAAGGCAAACTCTCATAAGGGCAGAGGTTGGGAAAAATTTAGTGATTTCGTTATAAAAAAACTCTCATCTGAATATGAAAATATTGTTTTTATTCTTTGGGGTGGACCGTCTCAGAAAAAAGAGAACCTGATAGATGCATCTACTCATCTTGTTTTAAAGGCTCCACACCCTTCACCTCTGTCTTCATACAGAGGTTTTTTCGGTTCAAAACCATTCTCAAAATCAAATGAGTACTTAAAAGCTCACGGTAAAAAAGAGATTAATTGGTGTTTAGCATAA
- a CDS encoding methyl-accepting chemotaxis protein, producing the protein MLNNMTIRGKLIFLSIVVLSVIIAFSVRSSYSTWNDHKNIKDTASLIELSVKMSAVLHELQKERGASAGFLGSKGTKFVDILPKQHSSTDVKIKELRAYISENASNYTNIVTKEIDLDSVPAIRTKVKSQTTEVKDAVKFYTSLNKKIIDTISEFSTVPENAELRTNFNSFVVFISSKERAGIERAVLSGVFAKNAFTRATAAKFASLVSEQNAFTNLFMHTANSAMQEAYKKTKSDSSFAEVEKFREIASSNENSFGVDATVWFQTITKKINKLKEFEDTLAKHTLDTTASMVSSSFMLLLFVSITSTLVVLFVMYLTRDVSNGISNSINRVKKIIGQITTEGDLSIDVDRREIVRNEMDEITHLLATLVDLIRDLTQRINTSVHRASQGDFTFDLNTDGLHGDFAEAIRNVKDGICAMKEAHEKQKTINFNSNVRSVGSIGDGLGLIQGEMSNVISELGEVQITTKHTAQTSNDSMSAVENILQKLQILIEQISDSNTSIEGLNDKTNEITSVVDLIKDIAEQTNLLALNAAIEAARAGEHGRGFAVVADEVRKLAERTQKATSEITISINSMKQEASVILDKSETMTSLADEASTSVDNFNTVMSELNTEATGMAKIINDMENKVFIVLAKIDHIIYKANAYDAIVAADKSRSFGSHTACRLGKWYEGSGKERFGDTEAYRLALSPHKTVHDSVHNCIVYFENEDKRIENEGHIVQNLKTMEENSDKLFVLLNEMLVQYHN; encoded by the coding sequence ATGTTAAACAACATGACAATAAGAGGAAAACTAATTTTCCTGAGTATTGTAGTTCTCTCCGTAATCATAGCTTTTTCCGTAAGATCTTCTTATTCTACTTGGAATGATCACAAAAATATTAAAGATACAGCTTCATTAATAGAACTATCTGTAAAGATGAGTGCCGTTTTACATGAACTACAAAAAGAACGGGGTGCGAGTGCCGGTTTTTTAGGTTCTAAAGGAACTAAGTTTGTAGATATACTTCCAAAGCAGCATAGCTCCACAGATGTTAAAATAAAAGAACTTAGAGCTTATATTAGTGAAAACGCTTCAAATTATACTAATATAGTAACTAAAGAGATAGATTTAGACTCTGTACCTGCAATAAGAACAAAGGTAAAATCTCAAACTACTGAGGTTAAAGACGCAGTTAAATTCTATACATCTTTAAATAAAAAAATCATAGATACTATCTCTGAGTTTTCTACAGTTCCAGAAAATGCCGAGCTAAGAACAAACTTCAACAGTTTTGTAGTTTTTATCAGTTCAAAAGAGCGTGCCGGAATTGAGCGTGCAGTTTTATCTGGTGTATTTGCGAAAAATGCCTTTACAAGAGCTACAGCTGCAAAATTTGCTTCTCTTGTATCTGAACAAAATGCATTTACAAACCTCTTTATGCATACAGCAAACAGTGCTATGCAAGAAGCATATAAAAAAACAAAATCAGATAGCTCATTTGCAGAGGTTGAGAAGTTTAGAGAAATTGCCTCTTCAAATGAGAACTCTTTTGGTGTAGATGCCACTGTATGGTTCCAAACAATAACTAAAAAAATCAACAAATTAAAAGAGTTTGAAGACACATTAGCCAAGCATACTTTGGATACGACCGCTTCAATGGTTTCTTCATCATTTATGCTACTTCTTTTTGTATCTATAACTTCAACACTAGTTGTATTATTTGTTATGTACCTTACAAGAGATGTATCAAACGGTATATCAAACTCCATAAACAGAGTTAAAAAAATCATTGGGCAGATAACAACAGAAGGTGACTTGTCTATTGATGTAGACAGAAGAGAAATTGTTCGCAATGAAATGGATGAAATTACGCATCTGCTTGCTACACTAGTGGACCTCATTAGAGATTTAACACAAAGAATAAATACATCTGTTCATAGAGCTTCACAAGGAGATTTTACTTTTGATCTTAATACTGATGGATTACATGGAGATTTTGCTGAAGCAATTCGCAATGTAAAAGATGGAATTTGTGCAATGAAAGAAGCACATGAAAAACAAAAAACTATCAACTTTAACTCAAATGTCAGATCGGTTGGAAGTATAGGTGACGGACTTGGTCTTATTCAAGGTGAGATGTCAAATGTGATAAGTGAGCTCGGTGAAGTTCAAATCACAACAAAACATACAGCTCAAACTTCAAATGACTCAATGAGTGCAGTAGAAAATATTTTACAAAAATTACAAATACTTATTGAGCAGATAAGCGATAGTAACACTTCTATCGAAGGTCTTAATGATAAAACAAATGAGATTACTTCTGTTGTTGACCTTATTAAAGATATTGCTGAACAGACAAATCTGCTTGCTTTAAATGCAGCTATTGAAGCAGCAAGAGCCGGTGAGCATGGACGAGGATTCGCTGTTGTTGCAGATGAAGTTCGTAAACTTGCAGAGAGAACTCAAAAAGCAACTAGTGAAATAACGATATCGATTAACTCTATGAAACAAGAAGCTAGTGTTATCTTAGATAAATCAGAGACTATGACTTCTTTAGCAGATGAAGCTTCTACTTCAGTAGACAATTTTAACACTGTGATGAGTGAGTTAAATACAGAAGCAACTGGAATGGCTAAAATTATAAATGATATGGAAAACAAAGTATTTATAGTTTTAGCTAAAATTGACCATATTATATATAAAGCAAATGCTTATGACGCTATTGTAGCGGCTGACAAAAGCAGATCATTTGGCTCACATACAGCGTGTAGACTAGGTAAATGGTATGAAGGCTCTGGTAAAGAGCGTTTTGGAGATACAGAAGCTTACAGGTTAGCTCTCTCGCCACATAAAACAGTTCACGATAGTGTTCATAACTGTATTGTTTATTTTGAGAATGAAGACAAAAGAATAGAAAATGAAGGGCATATTGTACAAAACTTAAAAACGATGGAAGAAAATAGTGACAAACTATTTGTTCTTTTAAATGAGATGCTTGTTCAGTATCATAACTAA
- a CDS encoding HD-GYP domain-containing protein codes for MKSTKYLAIDKNIITKGISLDFSIFTLSSDKQMNCFKENGVCFTSNDKVIIDSINVLYVEEQQHEEYKKFYQTFLNTQDELKNIKLDNKPSVIYEHASNVLNDLFSNPETLSNYDSSKEVVNEMIETILSDNFTIKSLMDIATHDYYTHTHSINVSIYALSLGSYMGMQPETLSELGESALLHDLGKSKIDSAIITKNGALTDREFHEIKKHPELGYRLGLKLGIKNNNVLDGIRHHHEKMDGTGYPSKLKGTQIPLFARIIGVCDIFDALTSRRTYKEAMTTFDAIKLMKLKMNNHVDVKLLDKMIRMFQ; via the coding sequence ATGAAATCAACAAAATATCTTGCTATTGATAAAAACATTATTACCAAAGGTATTAGTTTAGATTTTAGTATATTCACACTCTCTTCAGATAAACAGATGAACTGTTTTAAAGAGAATGGTGTCTGCTTCACAAGTAACGATAAAGTTATTATTGATTCTATAAATGTTTTATATGTAGAAGAGCAACAACATGAAGAGTATAAAAAGTTTTACCAGACTTTTTTAAATACTCAAGATGAGCTAAAAAACATTAAACTGGATAATAAGCCATCTGTTATATATGAACACGCTTCAAACGTTCTTAACGACCTTTTTAGTAATCCTGAAACACTAAGTAATTATGACTCCTCAAAGGAAGTTGTAAATGAGATGATAGAGACTATTTTAAGTGATAATTTTACTATCAAATCTCTAATGGATATTGCGACACATGATTACTACACACATACTCACTCCATAAACGTCTCCATTTACGCACTAAGCTTAGGCTCATATATGGGGATGCAACCTGAGACACTATCAGAACTTGGAGAATCAGCTCTCTTACATGATTTGGGTAAAAGTAAAATAGACTCTGCGATAATAACTAAAAATGGGGCACTTACAGACAGAGAGTTTCATGAGATTAAAAAACACCCTGAATTAGGTTATAGATTAGGACTAAAATTAGGTATTAAAAACAATAATGTACTAGACGGTATAAGACATCACCATGAAAAAATGGATGGCACTGGCTACCCATCTAAACTCAAAGGTACACAAATACCACTATTTGCACGTATTATTGGCGTCTGTGATATCTTTGACGCACTAACAAGCAGAAGAACCTACAAAGAAGCTATGACAACATTTGACGCTATAAAACTTATGAAGTTAAAAATGAATAATCATGTTGATGTTAAACTTCTAGATAAGATGATAAGGATGTTTCAGTAA